In Alphaproteobacteria bacterium HT1-32, the sequence GGGTTGTCTGAAAGCATCCCGATCTTACTGGCCGCGTGGTCTCCGGCGGGTGTCAGCAGTTTGCTGGGGCTTGCTCTCTTGTTTCATCTGGAAGATGGTTAGGGATGATAGGTAAGTCCTTGTTATGGTTAACGCTTGCAGCGTTTCTTGTTTCTCTCACGGGAACCGCTGCCCATGCGCAGAACCAACCGTCTTCCACGACGGACCCTGCGGTCTTTTCTGCGGACGAAGTGCTGTATGATGACCAGCTTGAGATCGTCACCGCCCGCGGCAATGTGGAAATCGTGCAGGGGGGACGTACACTCCTCGCCGATCTGATTTCCTATGATCGCAAGCAGGACATTGTGACTGCCTTCGGGAATATTTCTCTGCTGGAGCCGTCCGGTGATGTCATCTTTGCCGAGAAGGTTGAACTGAGTGGCGATCTGAAAACCGGGGTGGTGACTGAAATCCGGATTCTGATGGAGGATAACTCACGCTTTGCCGCTCGTGGCGGACGCAGAACCGATGGCAATCTGACGGAACTCAAACGGGCCGTCTATTCACCCTGCGAACTGTGCAAGAATGACCCGGAAGGGGCACCGCTGTGGCAGATTCGTGCCGCTGAGGTGAACCATGACCAGAAAGAGCAGACCATCGAGTATTACGATGCCGTGATGGAGTTCTACGGTATCCCGTTCTTGTATCTTCCCTATTTTCAGCATCCGGACCCGACCGTTAAACGCAGAAGCGGCTTTCTGGCACCGACATTCGGGAATAATTCTGACCTCGGGTTTTTTACGCAGACGCCGTATTTCTGGAATATCAACGAGCATGAAGATGCAACCTTTACCCCGATCATAACGTCTCAGGAAGGCGCTGCCGGGCTGGCGGAATATCGCTGGCGGGGCATGAAGGGGCGGTTCGATATCGAGACCAGTATCACGGAAGACAGCAATGATGATGTCCGTGGCCATATTTTTTCAGAAAGCCGCTTTGATATTGATGATACCTGGCGCTGGGGACTGGATGTTCAGCGATCAACCGATGACACCTATCTCGACCGTTATCAGTTGTCTGGCGAAGATGACCTGACGTCACGCGCCTATGTCGAAGGGTTCAGCGGTCGGCGATATGCTTCGGCTTCTGCCTATGCGTATCAGGGATTGCGTGAGGATGATGATCCGGGTGAGGCACCTCTGGTTTTGCCTTTTGCCCAGTATGATTTTGTTGGCGAGCCGACAGAAGGCAGTGGCCGGTATTTTACTTTTAATGCCAATACACAGGTCCTGCAGCGCAGCGATGGTACGGATAGCCGGCGTATGTCACTCAAGGGTGGCTGGAACATGCCCTACACCGGCCCAATGGGTGACGAGGTCGTTGTCAGTGCGACAGTTCAGTCTGACCTTTATCATGTGAATGATGTCAATGTCGGCAATGGGCGGACCGAAAACGGCTTTACCGGTCGCGTCTTCCCCCAGGCATCTGTGAACTGGTCCTGGCCGCTGGTACGGGATCAGCAGGGCGCACATCAGATCGTCAAGCCAATGGTTTCTGCCGTTGTTGCCCCTTATGGGGGGAACCCTTCTGACATACCGAATGAAGACAGTCAGAATTTCGAGTTTGATGATACCAATCTGTTCAGTGCCAACCGGTTTACCGGCTATGACCGCGTTGAAGGCGGGCCCCGGCTGAATTACGGCATGAACTGGGGCTGGTATGGTAATGGCGGCGGTCGTACGGAAGTGCTGGTCGGCCAGAGTTTCCGGGTTAAGGAGGATGATACCTTTACGCAGGAAAGTGGCTTGCAGCAGCACTTCTCTGACCTTGTCGGACGGGTTGAAGTTGCCCCGACCAATTCATTGTCCTTCCTCTACAGGTTCCGTCTTTCCAAGGAAAACCTGGAGCCGCAGCGTCAGGAAATCGGATTTTCCGGCGGTGAACGTGCTTTATCCATCGGTCTGAACTATATTCAGGTTGAACGACAGGGATCCGGTGACGAGTTCGACGCACGTGAAGAAATCTCTCTGAATGGGCAGAGCCAGCTTTCGAAACACTGGATTGCACGTGCGGATGGCCGGCGCGATCTGACATCTGACGGTGGATGGCTGAGAATCGGTGCCGGTCTGAGCTATGAAGATGAATGCTTCGGCTTTTCGCTAGACTATGTCCGGAGCTTTACCCGGGACCGCGATGTGAACGCAGACGATACATTCATGTTACGCTTTCTTTTCAAGAATCTTGGCGAAGTCGGGAGCCCGGTGGGGTAATGCGGGGGATCATCAGGAACATCAGCCGGAGAAGTATAGCAGCGTCTTTTGCCCTGGTCTGTCTGCCGTTTCTTGTTGTACCGGGAGATAGCGCGCAGGCACAGGACTTTCGTGTTGCCGCTGTCGTGAATGATGACATCATCTCGACACTCGACCTCGGTGCCAGGGTTGAGATGATTGTGGCCTCCAGCTCCCTGCCTCGGACCAATGAAGTGCGTCAGCGTATCGCGCCACAGGTGCTGCGAACCCTGATTGATGAACAACTGAAGTTCCAGGAAGCGAAGCGGCTGGATATCACAATTACACCGACTGATATCAGCACTGCCGTTGAAGTTATTGAAAAGCGGAACCGGATACCGGCGGGACAGTTCCAGCAGGCAATGGAGTCCAATGGCGTTCCCTTCGAATCAGTGATGGATCAGATCCGCGCCGATATTGCCTGGAACAAGATTGTCGGTCGCAGGATCGCCAGCCAGATCACTCTGGATGATGTTGAGGTTCGGGAAGCAACCGAGCGTTTCAAGTCAGTCATGGGCAAGCCCGAGAATAATTACAGTGAAATTTTTCTGTCCACTTCCCCGCCGGCTGATCGCTCAGCCGTTGAGCAACTGGCTGATCGCCTGATCAATCAGATCCGGGATGGTGCGCCCTTTGTCGAGGCAGCACGGCAATTTTCTCAGTCGGCTTATGCTTCTGAAGGCGGTGTCGTGGGCTGGGTCGCTCCGGGAGATACAGAGCCGGAAATTGAGGCGGCCCTGAATCGCCTGGAACCGGGAGAGGTCGCTGGCCCGGTCGAGACAATCGGAGGACTGGCCATTCTGCGTCTGAATGACCGGAGAATGATCGGTGGTACCCCTTCGGTTACCATCGACCTGAGCCAGGCCATCGTTGAATTGCCGGCAAATGCCAGTCAGGCCGATATCGACAAGGCCAGAGGTACCGCCAGTCAGATCGCGGCGCAGGCTGTTACCTGCGAACAGTTCGGACAGCTGGGGCAGCAGCTTGGCTCATCGCTGTCGGGTCCGTTGGGTAAATTGCAGCTTCAGGAAATGCCGCAGGCTATTGCCAGTGTTGTCGGCCAGCTTGCTACAGGGCAAAGCAGCCGCCCGGTCAGAACCGATGCGGGGATTGCCGTCTACAGGGTTTGTGACCGCACGGAAGAAAAAAACGAGATATCGGAGGAACAGGTCCGGGATCGTATGCGCCTTCAGCGCCTGCAACTTCGTGCTGAACGCTATCTGCAGGATTTGCGTCGCGCGGCATTTGTGGAAATCCGTCTCTGAGTGATCTGTCACATATCCGGTTACCGCTTGCCGTTACCATGGGAGATCCGGCAGGCATTGGCGGTGAAATACTGTTGGCTGCCTGGAAGGCGTTGCGCGGAAGCGACAGCAGCTTTTTTGCAATCGATGACCCTGAACGGCTTCGGAAGCTCGCCAGCCATCTGGGATGGGATATCGAGATAGCTGAAATCTCCGGCCCGCAGGATACTGCCGCTGTTTTTCCGGATGCTTTGCCCGTTTTTGTGCGGCGACTGCCTCATCCGGTGGTGCCCGGACAGGGTGACAGCCGTAATGGCAGGGTTGTCATCGATGCCATAGAGACCGCAGTCCAGATGGCGACAGCAGGACAGATCGGGGGGCTGGTGACCAACCCGATCAACAAGGCGGTACTTTACGGTGCCGGTTTTACCTATCCCGGTCATACCGAATTTCTGACAGCACTGGCCGGTGTCGAGACCCCGCTGATGATGCTGGCGAACAGCGAACTGCGTGTGGTCCCTGTCTCCATTCACGAATCGCTGCGGAATGCGGTGATGAACCTGTCAATTGATGCGATTGTTCGCAAAGCGCGTATTACGGACCGTGCCTTGAGAGAGGACTTTGGCATCGCTGAACCCAGGCTGGCAGTTGCAGGGCTGAACCCGCATGCGGGCGAGGGCGGGGCGATGGGCACCGAAGAACAGACTATCGTAGGGCCGGCGATTGATATTCTGCGATCCGAAGGCGTCAACGCAATCGGACCAATGCCACCGGATACGATGTTCCATGCCGCAGCCCGGCGCGGTTATGACGTGGCGATCTGCATGTATCACGATCAGGCACTGATCCCTCTGAAAACCATCGACTTTGACGGCGGTGTGAATGTGACCCTCGGGTTGCCGTTTGTCCGGACCAGCCCCGATCACGGGACCGCCTTCGATATTGCGGGTACAGGCAAGGCTAATCCTGAAAGCCTGATTGCTGCAATCAGGCTGGCGTCCGATATTGCCGCTAACCGGACGCAACTGCGAAGATGAGTTCTCATCTGGATGATTTGCCGCCGATCCGCGAGCAACTGGCCCGGTATGGGCTGCTGGCGAAGAAGTCGTTCGGGCAGCATTTTCTGCTGGATCTGAATCTGACAGGACGGATCGCCCGCGCCGCAGGTGATCTGAGCCGGGGCAGTTGTGTTGAAATTGGTCCGGGACCGGGCGGTCTGACCCGGGCCTTGCTTGCCGCCGGAGCGGCCGAGGTGATCGTCGTCGAAAAGGATCTGAGGTTTCGGCCTGTTCTGGATGAGATCGGAGCCTGTTGTCCCGGGCGTCTGGAGATCATCGAAGCCGATGCGCTGAAGACGCAGACACATGAACTGGGAACTGCCCCGCGCCGGGTCATTGCCAATCTGCCTTACAATATCTCGACACCTCTGCTGATCGGCTGGCTCCGCCATATCGCGGATTTCGAGAGCCTGACGCTGATGTTCCAGAAGGAAGTTGCACAACGTATTGCCGCCGCACCGGGCAGCAGCAATTACGGGCGCCTGTCCGTCATGACCCAGTGGCTTTGTCATGCTGAAATTCTGTTTGATGTGCCAGCCCGTGCCTTCACCCCGCCACCGAAAGTGGACAGCGCAATCATCCAGTTGCATCCGAAAGAGAACCCGCCGGATGCAGCGACCTTTGCGAGAATGGAACAAACCGTCGCCCGGGCCTTCAATCAGCGCCGCAAGATGGTTCGTTCCAGCCTCAAAGGCTATGATTTCGAGGCGGCGGGTATCGACCCGACAGTCCGGGCAGAACAATTATCCGTAGATGATTTCCTGCGGCTGAGCAGGGCCTCTGACTGAGACCCTAGCTGTCGCGCATAT encodes:
- the lptD gene encoding LPS assembly protein LptD produces the protein MIGKSLLWLTLAAFLVSLTGTAAHAQNQPSSTTDPAVFSADEVLYDDQLEIVTARGNVEIVQGGRTLLADLISYDRKQDIVTAFGNISLLEPSGDVIFAEKVELSGDLKTGVVTEIRILMEDNSRFAARGGRRTDGNLTELKRAVYSPCELCKNDPEGAPLWQIRAAEVNHDQKEQTIEYYDAVMEFYGIPFLYLPYFQHPDPTVKRRSGFLAPTFGNNSDLGFFTQTPYFWNINEHEDATFTPIITSQEGAAGLAEYRWRGMKGRFDIETSITEDSNDDVRGHIFSESRFDIDDTWRWGLDVQRSTDDTYLDRYQLSGEDDLTSRAYVEGFSGRRYASASAYAYQGLREDDDPGEAPLVLPFAQYDFVGEPTEGSGRYFTFNANTQVLQRSDGTDSRRMSLKGGWNMPYTGPMGDEVVVSATVQSDLYHVNDVNVGNGRTENGFTGRVFPQASVNWSWPLVRDQQGAHQIVKPMVSAVVAPYGGNPSDIPNEDSQNFEFDDTNLFSANRFTGYDRVEGGPRLNYGMNWGWYGNGGGRTEVLVGQSFRVKEDDTFTQESGLQQHFSDLVGRVEVAPTNSLSFLYRFRLSKENLEPQRQEIGFSGGERALSIGLNYIQVERQGSGDEFDAREEISLNGQSQLSKHWIARADGRRDLTSDGGWLRIGAGLSYEDECFGFSLDYVRSFTRDRDVNADDTFMLRFLFKNLGEVGSPVG
- the pdxA gene encoding 4-hydroxythreonine-4-phosphate dehydrogenase PdxA; translated protein: MSDLSHIRLPLAVTMGDPAGIGGEILLAAWKALRGSDSSFFAIDDPERLRKLASHLGWDIEIAEISGPQDTAAVFPDALPVFVRRLPHPVVPGQGDSRNGRVVIDAIETAVQMATAGQIGGLVTNPINKAVLYGAGFTYPGHTEFLTALAGVETPLMMLANSELRVVPVSIHESLRNAVMNLSIDAIVRKARITDRALREDFGIAEPRLAVAGLNPHAGEGGAMGTEEQTIVGPAIDILRSEGVNAIGPMPPDTMFHAAARRGYDVAICMYHDQALIPLKTIDFDGGVNVTLGLPFVRTSPDHGTAFDIAGTGKANPESLIAAIRLASDIAANRTQLRR
- the rsmA gene encoding 16S rRNA (adenine(1518)-N(6)/adenine(1519)-N(6))-dimethyltransferase RsmA produces the protein MSSHLDDLPPIREQLARYGLLAKKSFGQHFLLDLNLTGRIARAAGDLSRGSCVEIGPGPGGLTRALLAAGAAEVIVVEKDLRFRPVLDEIGACCPGRLEIIEADALKTQTHELGTAPRRVIANLPYNISTPLLIGWLRHIADFESLTLMFQKEVAQRIAAAPGSSNYGRLSVMTQWLCHAEILFDVPARAFTPPPKVDSAIIQLHPKENPPDAATFARMEQTVARAFNQRRKMVRSSLKGYDFEAAGIDPTVRAEQLSVDDFLRLSRASD